A genomic stretch from Hydrogenimonas urashimensis includes:
- a CDS encoding McrB family protein — protein sequence MKNSITENHIKDVYEKFKNYIEENGINVINTKTQAHIVDKIKETVKKDSDHNWNESSLKIYLNNLIYMLKGEKFTQTINNDAKKYFIESICNDFDENYCENAKKSLEEHEKYYENISTNKNKIKNSMKKFRENPNDFDVPLSVKWYFSINQDASQYPVKAIYKDAIDQSSDLTVEQIKRRLVDIFGEKNINFFTLENKDNNDFERNGKHYFIQKNKLNYINNIILYGPPGVGKTHNIKQLIQLIEEGKSEWEIFDIITSNDHYDLPDFDESLNNRIRFVTFHQSYGYEDFVEGFRPNNEGKIVLTKGVFCEIVDDARKDTERNYYLVIDEINRGNISKIFGELITLIEEDKRGTLEVTLPYSKERFTVPENLYIIGTMNSTDKSIALIDVALRRRFTFLKMAPNAELIEHQKAREVFEELNNFVADQLGEEYRLGHSYFMPISSDEELKFVLQYKIDPLLEEYFYGDNEGLREAREIIGSMTDEATE from the coding sequence ATGAAAAATAGTATTACAGAAAATCACATAAAAGACGTATATGAAAAATTTAAAAATTATATTGAAGAAAATGGAATAAATGTCATAAACACTAAAACACAAGCACATATTGTTGATAAAATAAAAGAAACTGTAAAAAAAGATAGCGATCACAATTGGAATGAATCAAGTTTGAAAATTTATTTGAATAATTTAATTTATATGTTAAAAGGCGAAAAATTTACACAAACAATAAATAATGATGCAAAAAAATATTTCATTGAATCTATTTGTAATGATTTTGATGAAAATTATTGTGAAAATGCGAAAAAATCTCTCGAAGAACATGAGAAATATTACGAAAATATATCAACTAATAAAAATAAAATTAAAAATAGCATGAAAAAATTTCGTGAAAATCCCAACGATTTTGATGTTCCATTATCGGTCAAATGGTATTTTTCAATCAATCAAGATGCCAGTCAATATCCAGTTAAAGCAATATACAAAGATGCAATAGATCAGTCATCTGATTTAACGGTTGAGCAAATAAAAAGGAGGCTTGTCGATATTTTTGGTGAAAAAAATATAAATTTTTTTACTTTAGAAAATAAAGATAATAATGATTTTGAGAGAAACGGAAAACATTATTTTATTCAAAAAAACAAGTTAAATTATATTAATAACATCATACTTTATGGCCCTCCCGGCGTCGGCAAAACCCACAACATCAAACAACTCATCCAACTCATCGAAGAGGGCAAGTCCGAGTGGGAAATTTTCGATATTATCACTTCGAACGATCATTACGATTTGCCCGATTTCGATGAGAGTTTAAACAACCGTATCCGTTTCGTTACATTCCACCAAAGCTACGGTTACGAAGATTTCGTCGAAGGGTTTCGTCCCAATAACGAGGGAAAAATCGTGTTGACGAAAGGAGTCTTTTGCGAAATCGTTGATGATGCGCGAAAAGACACGGAGCGAAACTACTACCTCGTCATCGACGAAATCAACCGAGGCAACATCTCCAAAATCTTCGGCGAACTCATCACCCTCATCGAAGAGGACAAACGCGGCACGCTCGAAGTGACGCTGCCATACTCCAAAGAGCGCTTCACGGTGCCCGAAAACCTCTACATCATCGGGACGATGAACAGCACCGACAAATCGATCGCCCTCATCGACGTGGCGCTGCGGCGACGCTTCACCTTTTTGAAGATGGCGCCGAATGCGGAATTGATAGAACACCAGAAAGCCAGAGAAGTTTTTGAAGAACTGAACAACTTCGTCGCGGATCAACTGGGCGAAGAGTACCGCCTGGGTCACAGCTACTTCATGCCGATAAGTAGTGACGAAGAGCTCAAATTCGTCCTTCAGTATAAAATCGATCCACTGCTCGAAGAGTATTTCTACGGCGACAATGAAGGGCTGCGTGAAGCGCGGGAAATCATAGGGTCGATGACAGATGAAGCTACCGAATAA
- a CDS encoding McrC family protein, whose translation MEYLTENRPVPKELAETIRRTPALQPYFKNSFAGVVPDNYCGFLQLEGKSYFIVPKIADEATDNLDIFITMLLYAQGVDLRNEDLFEAQNQKHDILELFIRLFATGLFEELKRGVFRSYVTKREDLKVLRGKYLFEKNFRHFHHQNLHCEYDEFSMDNPLNRFFLYAIDIFRRFSHDATLRRCEAIFDEVTRQRIDHRRHAVRFDRLNRRFEKSYTIAKMILDRLVPLPSTKEERSFAFLFDMGEVFEAFVGRLVQEIDSTARLQVQRNFGNLQLKPDILTDRLIIDTKYKSIANRDDLATQDKYQMFAYGINFGIKDVMLLYPKHRVDVREDLVLGEGENVVRLRMRSLELGYASNEFMKNIKNNLKDMLDEK comes from the coding sequence ATGGAATATCTAACGGAAAATCGGCCCGTTCCGAAAGAGCTGGCCGAAACGATACGCCGCACTCCGGCTTTGCAACCCTATTTCAAAAACAGCTTCGCAGGGGTCGTGCCCGACAACTACTGCGGTTTTCTGCAACTGGAGGGAAAGAGCTATTTCATCGTCCCCAAAATCGCCGACGAAGCGACCGACAACCTCGACATTTTCATCACGATGCTGCTCTACGCCCAAGGGGTCGATCTACGAAACGAAGACCTCTTCGAAGCCCAAAATCAAAAGCACGATATTCTGGAGCTTTTCATCCGACTCTTCGCCACGGGGCTCTTCGAAGAGCTCAAACGGGGAGTTTTCCGAAGCTACGTGACGAAAAGAGAAGACCTGAAAGTGCTGCGGGGCAAATACCTTTTCGAAAAGAATTTCCGCCACTTCCACCACCAGAACCTCCACTGTGAATATGACGAATTCAGCATGGACAATCCGCTCAACCGTTTCTTTCTTTATGCCATCGACATTTTTCGACGATTCAGCCACGATGCCACCCTGCGACGCTGCGAAGCGATCTTCGACGAAGTGACCCGCCAGCGCATCGACCATCGCCGCCATGCCGTCCGTTTCGACCGATTGAACCGCCGCTTCGAAAAAAGCTACACCATCGCCAAAATGATCCTCGACAGGCTCGTGCCGCTCCCCTCCACCAAAGAGGAGCGAAGCTTCGCTTTTTTGTTCGATATGGGAGAGGTCTTCGAAGCCTTCGTCGGGCGACTCGTTCAGGAGATCGACTCCACCGCACGCCTGCAGGTGCAGCGCAACTTCGGCAACCTCCAGCTCAAACCCGACATCCTCACCGACCGTCTCATCATCGACACCAAATACAAAAGCATCGCCAACCGCGACGACCTCGCCACCCAGGACAAATACCAGATGTTCGCCTACGGCATCAACTTCGGCATAAAAGATGTCATGCTGCTCTACCCCAAACATCGTGTCGATGTGCGGGAAGATTTGGTTCTGGGGGAAGGGGAGAACGTGGTAAGATTGAGGATGCGGAGTTTGGAGTTAGGATATGCTTCCAATGAATTTATGAAAAATATCAAAAATAATTTAAAGGATATGCTTGATGAAAAATAG